One stretch of Arachis hypogaea cultivar Tifrunner chromosome 20, arahy.Tifrunner.gnm2.J5K5, whole genome shotgun sequence DNA includes these proteins:
- the LOC112785890 gene encoding uncharacterized protein produces the protein MQGVKNYSIHRSAEYQVVESDRLKYHMHCHQASNPSFSILVLQGAVRYRYYFKASYKKVWMVKPKVIAQIYGDWEESYNKVPKLLQALQSCCLGTICDLRAVPYYDGQLLVRDCSMFDKVFWAFPSCVETFKHCNNTRLNIQ, from the exons ATGCAAGGCgtgaagaactacagtattcACAGAAGTGCTGAGTACCAAGTGGTCGAATCGGACCGATTAAAGTACCATATGCATTGCCATCAAGCG TCTAACCCATCCTTCAGCATCCTTGTTCTGCAAGGTGCAGTTCGGTATAGGTATTACTTCAAAGCCTCCTACAAAAAGGTCTGGATGGTAAAGCCAAAGGTAATTGCACAGATATACGGggattgggaggagtcatacaacAAGGTGCCAAAACTGCTGCAGGCATTGCAAAGCTGTTGTCTTGGAACTATTTGTGACCTCAGGGCCGTACCTTACTACGATGGGCAACTTTTGGTCCGCGACTGTAGCATGTTCGACAAAGTGTTTTGGGCTTTCCCATCTTGTGTTGAGACTTTCAAGCATTGCAATAATACAAGACTAAATATCCAATAA